In Aspergillus luchuensis IFO 4308 DNA, chromosome 1, nearly complete sequence, the following are encoded in one genomic region:
- a CDS encoding Auxin Efflux Carrier superfamily (BUSCO:EOG092624SJ;~COG:I;~EggNog:ENOG410PGAF;~InterPro:IPR004776;~PFAM:PF03547;~TransMembrane:10 (o44-69i81-100o112-133i145-166o186-204i379-395o401-422i482-501o513-531i552-571o);~go_component: GO:0016021 - integral component of membrane [Evidence IEA];~go_process: GO:0055085 - transmembrane transport [Evidence IEA]), producing the protein MAIFTAPRSLQNAYPSISSQFMTQMGANPALLQDGNAHSSHPSFLNLVLLVFEAVLEVICVSLPGYFAAKQGMFDADAQKLVANLNVTLFTPCLIFTKLGSQLTAEKLTDLAIIPAIFVIQTVVSYSCAFIVSRCLRLKKRPSNFVAAMAVFGNSNSLPISLVMSLSQTLKGLHWDRVPNDNDDEVAARGILYLLIFQQLGQLVRWSWGYHVLLAPRERYLEEAEPDPNTTLIGQGQERYTDNPEQVDPDEPLVRTRSFDEQTQASGASQEDSDAFASGQETPVTARDYPYSKVSSHSGGEEDPDRPPLLDAPPAPFMPRQSSAGDMLSFPAVQESYEKKGLVARVRASLRRLRSRIASGWAKGTGAIFRRLPTRMQKVLSVCTGWIGRFFHGLWEFMNPPLWAMLVSIVVASVPSLQSLFFDEGTFVSNSVTRAINQNGQVAVPLILVVLGANLERNTLPKEALEDVEHPKEEKKLIVASLVARMLLPTIIMAPILALLAKYVPISILDDPIFIIVCFLLTGAPSALQLAQICQINNVYVSAMSKLLFQSYVVWILPSTLILVMCALEVVEWASAS; encoded by the exons ATGGCCATTTTTACTGCCCCTAGATCTCTTCAAAATGCCTACCCGTCAATCTCCTCTCAGTTCATGACCCAGATGGGCGCCAATCCCGCCCTCCTTCAAGATGGCAACGCCCACTCGAGCCACCCCTCGTTCCTCAACCTCGTCCTTTTGGTTTTCGAAGCTGTCCTCGAGGTCATCTGTGTGAGTTTGCCGGGCTACTTTGCTGCCAAACAGGGCATGTTCGATGCGGACGCCCAGAAGCTGGTAGCAAACCTCAACGTCACTTTATTCACGCCCTGCCTGA TCTTCACAAAGCTTGGGTCCCAGCTCACAGCAGAGAAGCTCACTGATCTGGCTATCATCCCGGCCATCTTCGTTATCCAAACTGTGGTCTCTTATTCCTGCGCCTTCATTGTTTCGCGATGTCTCCGGCTCAAGAAACGCCCTTCCAACTTTGTCGCCGCCATGGCC GTTTTCGGAAACTCGAACTCGCTCCCTATCTCCCTTGTCATGTCCCTGTCGCAAACTCTCAAGGGTCTTCACTGGGATCGCGTCCCGAACGATAACGATGACGAAGTAGCCGCTCGCGGTATTCTATATCTGCtcatcttccagcagctcggACAGCTTGTGCGGTGGAGCTGGGGCTACCATGTGCTTCTTGCCCCCCGTGAACGTTACTTGGAAGAGGCAGAACCGGACCCGAATACCACCCTCATTGGACAGGGCCAGGAGCGATACACGGACAACCCGGAGCAAGTTGATCCAGATGAGCCGTTGGTGAGGACTCGAAGCTTCGATGAACAGACGCAAGCATCCGGAGCTTCGCAGGAGGACTCGGATGCATTTGCATCTGGTCAAGAAACACCCGTGACCGCACGAGACTATCCCTACTCCAAGGTGTCGTCCCATAGCGGTGGCGAGGAAGATCCCGACCGCCCGCCCCTGCTTGATGCTCCCCCTGCACCGTTCATGCCCCGACAAAGCTCCGCCGGTGATATGCTTTCATTCCCCGCTGTACAAGAGAGCTACGAGAAGAAGGGTCTGGTTGCCCGCGTCAGGGCGTCCCTTCGTCGACTCCGTAGCCGCATCGCCAGCGGATGGGCAAAAGGGACTGGGGCCATATTCCGACGGTTGCCAACGAGGATGCAGAAGGTGCTATCTGTGTGCACAGGCTGGATCGGAAGGTTCTTCCATGGGTTGTGGGAGTTCATGAACCCGCCCCTGTGGGCCATGCTTGTCTCGATCGTGGTCGCCTCGGTACCGTCGCTCCAGAGCTTGTTCTTCGACGAGGGCACCTTTGTGAGCAATTCTGTGACCCGCGCGATCAACCAGAACGGTCAGGTTGCTGTGCCGCTGATCCTCGTTGTTCTGGGAGCCAACCTTGAACGCAACACGCTTCCTAAGGAGGCGCTGGAAGATGTGGAGCAccccaaggaagagaagaagttgatTGTCGCTTCTCTGGTGGCCCGCATGCTTCTTCCCACAATCATCATGGCTCCTATCCTTGCGTTGCTGGCCAAGTATGTGCCGATCAGCATTTTGGACGATCCGATCTTTATCATCGTCTGCTTCCTCCTGACTGGAGCTCCGTCGGCCCTTCAGCTGGCGCAGATTTGCCAGATCAACAATGTTTACGTTAGCGCCATGTCGAAGCTCTTGTTCCAGAGCTATGTGGTGTG GATCCTCCCTTCAACCCTTATCCTCGTAATGTGCGCCTTGGAGGTTGTCGAATGGGCGTCTGCCTCCTGA
- a CDS encoding uncharacterized protein (CAZy:AA1;~COG:Q;~EggNog:ENOG410PHK0;~InterPro:IPR008972,IPR011707,IPR011706,IPR033138, IPR002355,IPR001117;~PFAM:PF00394,PF07731;~go_function: GO:0005507 - copper ion binding [Evidence IEA];~go_function: GO:0016491 - oxidoreductase activity [Evidence IEA];~go_process: GO:0055114 - oxidation-reduction process [Evidence IEA]) — MDGAVGVTQRPIPPGSTFTYNFTIPADQSGTFWYHAHSGLLRVDGLYGGLIVHKPSPKPTVRGLLARADQRELGSYDKDILLLVGDWYHRSADQVYSWYMRAGSFGNEPVPDSLLINGVGHFDCSMAVPARPVDCILRQMNVSYLDAKGDATYRVRVVNTGSVAGVTLGFQNREFTLIQVDNIDVEQQDSNSAGVLYPGQRMDIMLRPSPDETPSSLTIDLDKEYPNPALASIQTFDITNSPNNLSSSIYSSNNTISLSEVATRKSLLSGLPAKAHQTHVVYTKIEKLSINHNVPYGFFNRTSWRPQIDTPLIDIPREKWDKNQLVLSTGPTTSRRLSSDQDKDLWIDLVVNNLDDSGHPFHMHGHHFYILRTYQAPVGWGAYNPFTDAHPPGLAPHPASSSRTDSPYDLSRAQLRDTVYIPSRGHAVLRFRADNPGIWLFHCHIIWHQASGMAMLLQIE; from the exons ATGGATGGAGCCGTTGGTGTGACACAACGTCCTATCCCTCCGGGGTCCACGTTTACCTATAACTTCACGATTCCCGCAGATCAAAGCGGTACATTCTGGTACCACGCTCACTCTGGCCTTCTCAGGGTCGATGGCTTATATGGGGGGCTCATCGTGCATAAACCCTCTCCTAAGCCAACAGTTCGGGGACTGTTGGCTCGTGCAGATCAAAGGGAACTTGGCAGCTATGATAAGGACATCCTACTCTTAGTTGGGGATTGGTATCACCGATCAGCAGATCAGGTCTATTCCTGGTATATGCGTGCCGGGTCGTTTGGGAACGAG CCCGTCCCTGATTCACTACTGATCAATGGAGTGGGTCATTTTGATTGCTCTATGGCTGTCCCTGCACGGCCAGTGGACTGTATCCTTCGACAAATGAATGTCTCATACCTGGATGCGAAGGGAGATGCAACGTATAGAGTCCGAGTGGTAAATACGGG CTCCGTTGCAGGAGTCACGCTAGGTTTTCAGAACCGAGAATTTACGCTCATTCAAGTGGACAACATTGATGTCGAACAACAAGATTCAAATTCAGCCGGCGTACTCTACCCGGGCCAGCGTATGGACATTATGCTCCGTCCGAGTCCAGACGAAACTCCAAGCTCGTTGACGATTGATCTAGATAAAGA GTACCCCAACCCAGCTCTGGCATCTATCCAGACTTTCGATATAACGAATTCACCAAACAATCTGTCGTCAAGTATATATTCATCAAACAATACGATCTCACTCTCCGAAGTCGCCACGAGAAAGTCACTTCTCTCCGGTCTCCCCGCAAAGGCGCATCAAACCCACGTGGTGTACACTAAGATCGAAAAGCTCTCCATAAACCACAACGTACCCTATGGATTCTTTAATCGAACTTCATGGAGGCCTCAGATTGACACACCACTGATTGACATTCCCCGCGAGAAGTGGGATAAAAATCAGCTCGTGCTATCAACAGGGCCAACTACTTCCCGTCGCCTGTCCTCTGATCAAGACAAAGACTTATGGATCGACCTAGTAGTCAATAATCTAGACGATAGTGGCCACCCATTTCACATG CACGGCCACCACTTCTACATCCTAAGGACCTACCAAGCACCCGTAGGTTGGGGCGCCTACAACCCTTTCACAGATGCCCATCCACCTGGTCTAGCTCCACATCCCGCTAGCTCATCAAGAACAGATTCTCCCTATGACCTCTCCCGCGCGCAGCTACGGGATACGGTCTATATCCCCAGCCGCGGACACGCAGTCTTGCGCTTCCGAGCAGATAACCCAGGGATTTGGTTATTCCATTGCCATATTATCTGGCACCAAGCGAGTGGGATGGCCATGCTGTTGCAGATAGAGTGA
- a CDS encoding aromatic alcohol reductase (COG:S;~EggNog:ENOG410PNKJ;~InterPro:IPR036291,IPR008030;~PFAM:PF13460,PF05368) encodes MTTIRKVSVLGATGALGSHIASALSAAGHEVTAIQRKDSDKPAPAGLKVIKVDYQNKDELISTFTGQDVVISAVPSPQLTSEKIIIDACLAASVKRFIPSEYTTMMESPLTINLPIAKEKVLIRQYLNSVIQDTSSPTAWTSLNTGAFFDMALKYGILGPNPITKKAVFHDGGDKEIAVSLLSDIATAIVKLLEPTNFEAAANQPVYVCSAVVTERGLTKIVSEVLGVDFGMPEDVEVKKLIEESEERLKRGDMSAIIDYYYLMMYGEGYLGGEFMRWNWNERLGLRIMDEGEVRGAVREVLGC; translated from the exons ATGACTACGATCAGGAAGGTTTCAGTTCTCGGG GCCACCGGCGCCCTCGGATCCCACATTGCAAGCGCTCTCTCAGCAGCTGGCCACGAAGTCACCGCCATCCAGCGCAAGGACTCGGACAAGCCAGCCCCCGCAGGCCTCAAGGTCATCAAAGTCGACTACCAGAACAAAGACGAATTGATCTCTACATTTACCGGCCAGGACGTCGTCATCAG CGCcgtcccctccccccaactcACCtccgagaagatcatcatcgatgccTGCCTCGCCGCCTCCGTCAAACGCTTCATCCCATCCGAATACACCACAATGATGGAATCCCCTCTAACCATTAACCTCCCAATCGCCAAAGAAAAGGTTCTAATCCGCCAGTACCTGAACTCCGTCATTCAAGACACCTCCTCCCCTACGGCCTGGACCTCCCTCAACACCGGCGCTTTCTTCGACATGGCCCTCAAGTACGGCATCCTAGGCCCTAACCCTATAACCAAGAAAGCTGTCTTCCACGATGGCGGTGATAAGGAAATTGCCGTTTCACTGTTGAGTGATATCGCTACTGCTATTGTTAAGCTACTAGAGCCTACTAACTTCGAAGCTGCCGCTAACCAGCCGGTTTATGTTTGCTCGGCTGTGGTTACGGAGAGGGGGTTGACGAAGATTGTATCTGAGGTTCTAGGGGTGGATTTTGGGATGccggaggatgttgaggtgAAGAAACTTATTGAGGAgtcggaggagaggttgaagAGGGGGGATATGTCGGCTATTAtcgattattattatctgatgATGTATGGGGAGGGGTATTTGGGCGGGGAGTTTATGCGCTGGAATTGGAATGAGAGGCTGGGTTTGAGGATTatggatgagggggaggttAGGGGTGCGGTGAGGGAGGTTTTGGGGTGTTAG
- the pbs2 gene encoding mitogen-activated protein kinase kinase PBS2 (COG:T;~EggNog:ENOG410PHWT;~InterPro:IPR000719,IPR011009,IPR008271;~PFAM:PF07714,PF00069;~go_function: GO:0004672 - protein kinase activity [Evidence IEA];~go_function: GO:0005524 - ATP binding [Evidence IEA];~go_process: GO:0006468 - protein phosphorylation [Evidence IEA]), whose protein sequence is MATEGEPITDISSRPLSDMDNRSDTTDDDLSPSLATTQSYASVPSLRPTLDKPSITPSSTHLGQLNAARRGAGTPQNRPQASMSGAQPGGLNQDILAKMKAFSLSRQGAPPSLAHANTTGLVPRASPAASGGSPVSVQPSPGANGPLAGAFAGRVPPTAVRPGTKNWVSSSSVPHGSPGGSSPKPGGLAAKRMKPGLKLSDATGLNGSPSPGQPANGGPAPTETAFSKYSEFIDTKSGTLNFKNKAILHGGGIEFSSGQSFSISLDEVDRLDELGKGNYGTVYKVRHSRPHMRKPGMGLRGIISRNEDGDSATTSGVKAEGNLSGVVMAMKEIRLELDESKFAQIIMELEILHRCVSPFIIDFYGAFFQEGAVYICVEYMDGGSIDKLYKEGIPENILRKVALSTVMGLRTLKDDHNIIHRDVKPTNILVNSRGQVKICDFGVSGNLVASIAKTNIGCQSYMAPERIAGGGVQQSGASGGGTYSVQSDVWSLGLSIIECAIGRYPYPPETFNNIFSQLHAIVHGDAPTLPETGYSEEAHSFVRACLDKNPNNRPSYSMLLRHPWLSSLMQPPTNTDADDAPNGSTKEGGSNVTEDEEVAAWVKEQLDRRQRGLIQDASKPALHAVALDAVPGSPLLDDPSAISAQC, encoded by the exons ATGGCAACAGAAGGGGAGCCTATCACGGACATCTCGTCCAGACCCCTGTCAGATATGGATAACCGCTCCGACACTACCGACGACGACCTCTCACCCTCCCTCGCCACGACACAATCGTACGCTTCAGTACCCTCCCTCCGCCCGACTCTCGATAAACCCTCAATCACCCCGTCATCGACACATCTAGGTCAACTCAACGCCGCCCGACGCGGTGCTGGGACGCCTCAGAATCGTCCACAAGCTTCAATGAGCGGCGCGCAGCCGGGGGGATTGAATCAGGATATATTAGCGAAGATGAAGGCTTTCTCATTGTCTCGACAGGGCGCCCCGCCCTCTTTGGCGCATGCCAATACGACTGGCTTGGTGCCCCGGGCTTCTCCGGCGGCATCGGGTGGCAGCCCAGTATCAGTACAGCCTTCACCAGGCGCAAATGGCCCCTTGGCAGGTGCTTTTGCAGGCCGGGTACCTCCCACCGCTGTTCGTCCCGGTACCAAAAACTGggtctcttcgtcttctgtGCCTCATGGGTCCCCCGGTGGCAGCTCTCCTAAGCCCGGTGGTCTGGCCGCGAAACGTATGAAGCCGGGGTTGAAGTTATCGGACGCTACGGGTCTGAACGGCTCGCCGTCGCCTGGGCAGCCTGCCAACGGCGGGCCTGCTCCCACCGAAACCGCATTCAGCAAATATTCAGAATTCATTGATACGAAATCGGGGACGCTCAATTTCAAAAACAAGGCTATCCTCCATGGTGGCGGTATTGAATTCTCATCAGGTCAGAGTTTCAGCATCTCCTTAGACGAGGTCGATCGTCTGGATGAGCTAGGCAAGGGTAACTACGGAACGGTGTACAAGGTTCGCCATAGCCGTCCTCACATGCGCAAACCTGGGATGGGATTACGGGGGATAATAAGTCGCAATGAGGATGGCGACTCCGCTACGACGTCCGGAGTGAAGGCGGAAGGTAATCTTTCTGGCGTTGTCATGGCGATGAAGGAGATTCGCCTGGAGTTGGACGAGAGCAAGTTCGCTCAGATTATCATGGAGTTGGAGATTCTCCACCGCTGTGTGTCCCCATTCATTATTGACTTCTACGGCGCTTTCTTCCAAGAAGGCGCGGTCTACATTTGCGTTGAATACATGGATGGTGGCTCGATCGACAAACTATACAAGGAGGGAATCCCCGAAAACATCCTTCGCAAGGTAGCATTATCCACTGTCATGGGCTTGAGGACCCTCAAGGACGACCACAACATCATACATCGCGATGTCAAGCCCACgaacatcctcgtcaatTCTCGCGGACAGGTTAAAATCTGCGATTTCGGTGTGAGCGGCAACCTGGTTGCCAGTATTGCCAAGACAAACATTGGTTGTCAGAGCTACATGGCCCCCGAGCGCATTGCAGGTGGGGGTGTGCAGCAGTCTGGAGCAAGTGGAGGCGGAACCTACAGTGTCCAGAGCGATGTCTGGAGCTTGGGCTTGTCCATCATCGAGTGTGCCATTGGCCGGTATCCATACCCGCCCGAAACCTTCAATAACATCTTCAGCCAGTTGCAC GCCATCGTTCATGGTGACGCGCCAACACTCCCTGAAACGGGCTACTCTGAAGAAGCACACTCCTTTGTCCGCGCGTGCTTGGATAAGAACCCGAACAACCGCCCATCGTACAGCATGCTCCTTCGCCATCCCTGGCTGTCGTCGCTTATGCAGCCCCCCACGAACaccgatgccgatgatgcacCAAACGGCTCGACGAAGGAGGGTGGGTCCAATGTAacggaagacgaggaagtggCGGCCTGGGTCAAGGAACAGCTAGATCGTCGCCAGCGTGGCTTGATCCAAGACGCAAGCAAGCCTGCATTACACGCCGTCGCCCTGGATGCCGTTCCTGGAAGCCCTCTCCTTGATGACCCCTCCGCTATTTCCGCTCAATGTTAA
- the CRF1 gene encoding glycoside hydrolase family 16 protein (CAZy:GH16;~COG:G;~EggNog:ENOG410PJB2;~InterPro:IPR000757,IPR013320,IPR017168;~PFAM:PF00722;~SECRETED:SignalP(1-19);~go_component: GO:0005618 - cell wall [Evidence IEA];~go_function: GO:0004553 - hydrolase activity, hydrolyzing O-glycosyl compounds [Evidence IEA];~go_function: GO:0016798 - hydrolase activity, acting on glycosyl bonds [Evidence IEA];~go_process: GO:0005975 - carbohydrate metabolic process [Evidence IEA];~go_process: GO:0071555 - cell wall organization [Evidence IEA]) → MYFSKTTAALAALLPLATAQTYSDCDPLNKTCPADTALSSTTFTTDFTSGSFGGWIATANNVTFTDEGANFIISEKGEAPTIETDFYFFFGKAEVVMKAASGTGICSSIVLESDDLDEIDWEALGGDTTQIETNYFGKGDTSSYDRATWATVSTPQETFHTYTVEWTESATTWSIDGTVVRTLAYSDAQSGTRYPQTPMRLKLGIWAAGDSSEPEGTIEWAGGETDYSDGPFTMTVQSVSITNYNPGSSYTYSDNSGDYTSIVVNNGTSSSTTGSTTSSSSASTSTSSTSSGSSSTSTSTSSTSSNSGSGSGSSTSSASSTSASSAAAAGSSTALIGSGSSSSGSSASASGSASASSSASASASPLYTGAATQVGASTSLLFAGLLAALL, encoded by the exons ATGTACTTCTCCAAAACTACCGCCGCGCTGGCTGCGCTGCTGCCCTTGGCCACCGCGCAGACCTATTCGGACTGTGACCCTCTCAACA AGACCTGCCCTGCTGATACGGCCCTGAgctccaccaccttcaccactGACTTCACCTCTGGCTCATTCGGTGGATGGATTGCTACCGCCAACAATGTCACCTTCACCGATGAGGGtgccaacttcatcatcagcGAGAAGGGTGAAGCTCCTACCATTGAGACCgacttctacttcttcttcggtaaGGCTGAGGTTGTCATGAAGGCTGCCAGCGGTACCGGTATCTGCAGCAGTATCGTCCTCGAGTCGGACGATCTCGACGAGATCGACTGG GAAGCTCTCGGTGGTGACACCACTCAGATTGAGACCAACTACTTCGGCAAGGGTGACACCTCCTCCTACGACCGTGCTACTTGGGCAACTGTGTCGACCCCCCAGGAGACCTTCCACACTTACACCGTTGAGTGGACTGAATCCGCCACTACCTGGAGCATCGACGGCACTGTCGTGCGCACCCTTGCCTACAGCGATGCTCAGAGCGGTACTCGCTACCCCCAGACTCCCATGCGCCTGAAGCTTGGTATCTGGGCTGCTGGTGACTCCTCCGAGCCCGAGGGCACCATCGAGTGGGCCGGTGGTGAGACTGACTACTCCGACGGTCCCTTCACCATGACTGTCCAGTCggtctccatcaccaactacAACCCCGGCTCCTCTTACACCTACTCCGACAACTCTGGCGACTACACCAGCATTGTCGTCAACAACGGCACCTCCAGCTCTACCACTggctccaccaccagctctagctccgcctccacctccacctccagcaccagctctGGCTCCAGCTCTACCTCTACCTCTacctccagcaccagctctaactctggctccggctccggctccagcaccagctccgcttccagcaccagcgcctccagcgccgccgccgccggctcCTCCACTGCCCTGAttggctctggctcctccagcagcggTTCCTCCGCCTCTGCCTCGGGCTccgcctctgcttcctccagcgccagcgccagTGCCTCTCCCCTCTACACCGGTGCTGCCACTCAGGTCGGCGCCTCCACCAGCCTTCTCTTCGCTGGTCTTCTCGCCGCCCTCTTGTAA